The Leguminivora glycinivorella isolate SPB_JAAS2020 chromosome 1, LegGlyc_1.1, whole genome shotgun sequence genome includes a region encoding these proteins:
- the LOC125226994 gene encoding neutral ceramidase-like, translating into MAISLLAKLIITGVSLGVIAGMSVTIYFVVTDEGPIHDITTTEGTEVTTTTEAPTELLYEVGVGIADMTGPCVEITFMGYAELSQSGAGLHTRQFARSFIFEKDGKRIVLVTADVQSIGIAVRREVVRNLQAMYGELYTLQNVILTGTHTHAAPGGYLVDFILDVSILGFSRETFDAYVTGITNSIVRAHDNMVPARLFYSTTTVPNANMNRSPYSYEYNPPEERERYERNTDNVLTQVRIVKEDGSLHGVMNWFPVHTTSMNMTNLLVSSDNLGYASIKMEAMLNPGKFVGQADVVAGFFASNLGDVSPNLRGARCEFSGEECDNQFLLCAAGERCYSLGPGEDMFESTRIIGTAVYEGALEALNNAGQELRGDINVVHQFLNMAEQVVSKYDPVGQVFNENEQVTGCNAALGHSFASGTIDGANTLNITQGTISGNPLLDAIGGVVTSPPTEEDIECHAPKPILLMTGRANFPLPWHPRIVSATVVYLGGLAIAGVPGEPTTMSGRRIRDVVGAAMERLGLPPRVVVSGLTNEYIHYVATPEEYQVQRYEAASTIFGPNSLDIFLNKFDEFTAVAIQGGSVAPGPEPADNIARTISLILPVIVDNSPIGASFGDVTEQPPATVARGETISATFVAANPRNNLRQGSSHAVIQRQELGEWVTIATDANWETKFYWERVSTVLGTSRATFEWTVPEDALTAPYRVVYYGSRRSLFGTITEFEGYSNSFNVI; encoded by the exons ATGGCGATTTCACTACTCGCCAAGTTAATCATTACGGGGGTGTCCCTGGGTGTGATAGCCGGCATGTCGGTCACAATATACTTCGTGGTCACTGATGAGGGCCCGATCCACGACATTACGACCACCGAAGGGACGGAAGTGACCACAACAACGGAGGCCCCGACTGAGCTACTGTATGAAGTTGGCGTCGGGATTGCTGATATGACAGGACCGTGTGTGGAGATCACATTC ATGGGATACGCTGAGTTATCTCAATCCGGTGCTGGCCTCCATACCCGACAGTTCGCTCGATCCTTCATCTTTGAAAAAGATGGTAAAAGAATAGTTCTTGTCACCGCCGACGTTCAATCTATTGGTATTGCTGTTAGGCGGGAA gtTGTCAGGAATCTCCAAGCCATGTATGGCGAGCTATACACGCTGCAGAACGTGATACTGACAGGAACGCACACTCACGCGGCGCCGGGCGGGTATCTGGTGGACTTCATCCTTGACGTCAGCATCCTCGGCTTCTCTAGAGAAACCTTCGATGCTTATGTTACGGGAATCACAAAT AGTATTGTCCGTGCTCATGACAACATGGTGCCAGCGCGCCTGTTTTACAGCACAACAACGGTCCCTAATGCCAACATGAATAGATCACCATATTCGTACGAATATAACCCACCGGAAGAAAGAGAAAG GTACGAACGTAACACCGACAACGTCCTCACCCAGGTCAGAATAGTGAAGGAAGACGGCTCCCTTCACGGTGTCATGAACTGGTTCCCAGTCCACACGACCAGCATGAACATGACCAATTTGCTGGTGTCCTCGGACAATCTGGGCTACGCTTCCATAAAGATGGAGGCCATGTTGAACCCTGGCAAGTTTGTTGGTCAG GCAGACGTCGTAGCCGGTTTCTTCGCATCGAATCTCGGCGATGTATCGCCCAACCTGCGCGGAGCCCGATGCGAGTTCAGTGGGGAAGAGTGCGACAACCAATTCCTACTGTGCGCTGCGGGAGAGCGCTGTTACTCTTTAGGCCCGGGAGAAGACATGTTTGAAAGCACCAGGATTATTGGGACAGCAGTGTATGAAGGAGCACTG GAAGCGCTCAATAATGCTGGACAGGAACTGAGAGGAGACATCAATGTTGTCCACCAATTCCTGAATATGGCTGAGCAAGTTGTATCTAAATATGATCCTGTCGGACAGGTTTTTAATGAG AATGAACAAGTCACAGGATGCAATGCTGCGTTGGGACACAGTTTTGCTTCTGGAACTATTGACGGCGCCAACACATTAAACATTACTCAG GGCACCATATCAGGCAACCCTTTACTGGACGCGATTGGAGGCGTCGTAACATCACCGCCCACAGAAGAAGACATCGAGTGCCACGCGCCTAAACCCATCTTACTGATGACTGGTCGA GCCAACTTCCCACTCCCCTGGCATCCCAGAATCGTGTCAGCCACGGTGGTGTACCTGGGTGGGCTGGCCATCGCGGGAGTTCCCGGCGAGCCGACCACCATGTCCGGGCGCCGCATTCGCGACGTGGTTGGCGCCGCTATGGAGCGCCTCGGCCTGCCGCCTCGTGTGGTCGTCTCGGGGCTCACCAACGAGTACATCCATTATGTGGCCACGCCTGAGGAGTACCAG gTGCAAAGATACGAGGCAGCTTCTACGATCTTCGGCCCTAACTCGCTAGATATTTTCCTGAATAAGTTCGACGAATTCACCGCTGTCGCGATACAG GGCGGTTCTGTGGCACCAGGGCCAGAGCCAGCCGACAACATCGCGCGGACGATCTCACTAATCCTACCTGTGATAGTGGACAACTCGCCCATCGGCGCCAGCTTCGGGGATGTCACGGAACAGCCTCCCGCAACCGTTGCGAGGGGGGAAACTATTAGTGCTACTTTT GTGGCCGCGAACCCTCGCAATAACCTTCGGCAGGGGTCGTCGCACGCGGTCATTCAGCGGCAGGAGTTGGGCGAGTGGGTGACCATTGCTACCGACGCCAACTGGGAAACAAA GTTCTACTGGGAGCGCGTATCAACGGTGCTCGGCACGAGTCGGGCTACGTTTGAGTGGACGGTACCAGAAGACGCCCTGACTGCGCCCTACCGTGTCGTCTATTATGGATCCCGACGGAGCCTGTTCGGGACAATCACAGAGTTCGAGGGATACAGCAACAGCTTTAAtgttatataa